The Candidatus Desulfofervidus auxilii DNA segment GCCTTCTTGAAGTAGCGTCCCCAAGGCAATGGCTGACTTAACTGCACTGGACAAAGGCAATCCTGCCTCTGTAATTCCTAAATGAAATGGATAATCCAGTTTTTTAGCTAAATTCCTATACGCAGAAATAGTATCTAAAACTCTGGAAGATTTCAGGGAAATTTTAAAGTTAAAAAACCCCAGGTCTTCTAAAAAAGAAGCTGTTTTTAAAGCACTAGCTACCATGGCTTCTGGAGTGGGACCACCATATTCTTTTAATAATTTTTTTTCTAAAGAACCACTATTTACACCAATGCGGATAGCGGTTTGATATTCCTTAGCTACTTCAACTATGGACTTTATTTTCTCTTTTCCTCCAATGTTACCAGGATTAATACGAATTCCATCTACCCCCACTTTAAGGGCCTTAACGGCCAATTTATAATCAAAATGAATGTCAGCAATTAAGGGAATGGAAATTTGACGTTTTATTTGAGGGATAGCCTCAACAGCAGCTTCATCTGGCACAGCCACACGAATTATTTCACATCCTGCTTTTTCTAGCCTTTTAATCTGAGCGACTGTGGCCTTTATATCAGCAGGATAGGTAGTGGTCATGGATTGGACTACCACTGGTGCCCCACCACCTATTTGAACATTACCTACAAAAATAGCCCTGGTTTTACGAAGCATAATAACCATACATCATTATTATAATCTAATAGAAACCTTGAGAAAAGGGCATAAATAGACCAATAAAATCCGGCTTTTTATTTTTGATTAAGCTCATTTTCTTCAGACTGTTTGGTCAAGATACCATAAAAACAGAAAACATCCATTCCTAAGATAAAGCACCAGAAAATGAGCATAAAGATCAAACCACTAAGTTTCATTCTTCTCCTTCCAAGCTAAATGCACCAACCAGCTACATAGCAAAAAAGTAGCTAAAATAAGTCCTCTAGCCAACCAACGGTAAGGCCTGATTTCAGTAGGAACGCCCTCAAGAAAAAATATTCTGAGCCCATCTTGCCAAATCCAGACAAAAAACAAAATGATAAGACATAGAGGGGTAATATATTTAAGCACAAATCGATAAATATTAGGTACTCTCAACCAAGCACCTTTATGCATTTCTTCAAAACCCTTATTTATTCCATAAACCCAGCTAAAAAGAATGACTTCAATGGTTCCTAATAAAGGCAGACTGACTGTGCCAATCCAGAAATCTAACTCATCTAAAAAACCATATTTGAGAAAGAAAATTACTAGATGAATAGGAATAAATACAGCTATAGCAGTTAATATGACTGCCCTTCTCCAGAGGATATTCAATTCATCGATTAAAAAGGAAACAAAGGGTTGAATGATGGATACCGAAGAAGTAAGGCCTGCAAAAAATAGTAAAAAAAACCATAAAAACCCCCACATTTGCCCTAGTGGTAGGTGAGTTAAGACCAGAGGAGTAGAGAGAAAAGCCAGGTCAAAAGCACCACCTTTAGAAATAGCTTGAATACCAAAAAAGGCTACCGCAGCTGGAATGGCAATAGAGCCTCCTAAAATTACTTCTGCTGTTTCGTTAAGAGATGTTACCGCCAAACCAGAAAGGACAATATCGTCTTTTTCTCGCAAATAGCTGGCATAGCATTGAAGAGTCCCCAGCCCCAGACTTAAGGTAAAAAATATCTGTCCAGCAGCCGCTAACCAGGTACTAGCATGTTTTAACTCACTAAAATTGGGATTCCAAAGAAATCCCAAACCGTTAATAGCGTTTCTTTCGGGATATGTGGGATCTGGTGTCCCCAGCGTTAAGGCTCGTATCATCAGTAAAATAGCTAATAAAAATAGAGCAGGCATAGCCAACTTGCAGAGACGCTCTATGCCCTTTGCCAAACCATGATACATAATAAAAAAGTTGGTAAAAAAAGTGATTAAAAAGAAAACATAGGCAGGTAAAATAGAATTAAAATAACCCTTTTCTATACCTTGAAAACTCCGCAAAAACATTCCCATACTTTTTAAATCATTAAGTCCATAATATAATTTGCCCAAAGAAAAAAAAGAAAATGCTAGTGTCCATGAACACACATAAAGATAATAAATGCATAGAATAAAAGGAATAACTAACCCTAAAACACCCAGATACCGAGCTAAAGGATGTCGCCAAAGAAGATTAAAAATACCAGGAGTGGTTCCATGGCCATATTTACCTCCCAGCCTCCCTATGGTCCATTCCAACCACATCATGGGAATACCCATAATAAGGAGAAAAATAAAATAAGGAATCATAAAGGCACCACCACCGTGTTGACTGGCTTGCACAGGAAAACGTAATAGATTCCCCAAACCTACTGCTGCTCCGGCTGTAGCTAAAATCATACCAATTTTGGTAGCCCATGTGGCCCTTGGTTGCATAGTTTTTAGAACTATTATATAGTTTAATTTATGTCAAGGTTATTTGTCTTCCAAAATCCGCGATTGATTTAATGACTTTTTATAATGTTATGACTTAAAATTAAAAACAATTCATACTGTGCGTAAGGTCAGTTACTATATTTGACCGTTTTCTTTTAAAGTTATTACGGATTTAGTCAAGTAGATTGCAGAGTAGGTCAGGGATAGTGAAGGTCAGCGCAATTTTCCAATTGGTAGTCTAACCAATCCTACTTAATGTTAAGACTTGTAATTTAAAATCTATTTTTCCTTTTTACTTTTTAAATAATCCCTGATTCTTTTTTTCTCTTCCTCATCAGGACACATATCCAAATAAGCCTCCCAATGGGGCAGGGCCTTGAGAGGGTTTCCTATCCTTTCATAAAGAAGGGCCAAGTTATAATGTGCTTCTAAAAAGTCAGGTTTTAACACAATAGCCATTTGATAATGGGATATGGCTTCCTCAAAGTCTTCTCTTTCAGCTAAAAGGCTGGCATAGTTAAAGTGTGCCTCTGGAGATTCGGGGTCTCGCTTTAAGGCCAATTCATACCACATAGCTGCTTGTTGGCTTTTTCCCTGAAGGTAATAAAGATTTCCTAAATTTATCATAGCAGGGACAAAGGTATTATCTAAATTTAAGACCTGTAAATAGGCCTCTTCTGCTATAGGGATGGTCTCTGGGGTAGCACTTAAACGACAACCTCGCTCAAACCATTCTTCGGCCGTAAGAAAATCACCTACTGATTTTATTTCGGGTGTTTCACTTTCAAAATCAAGGTAGATTTGGCCATCAGGGTCAAACTTTACACCCCCTTGTGAAATACATATTTTTTTACCAATTACCTCAAATTTGAGTTCAGCCAGAGGAGAACGTAAATAAGGCATTCTCTTTTTGATTTGGGTTAACAAATATCTTATTTTTTGCAAAGAAATTCCCCTCTTTCTGAGAATTAAAATGGTTTTAATACTCACTAAATCTTTAAATGTATAAGAATTCTTAGGTTTAATAAGGTGAACCTTCTCCCAATAATACAAACGAGATGGACAAATACCAAAGATTTTAGCTACACTAGCACGCTTAAATTTTTTCAACTATCAATCCCTTCAATTTATTTATTTTTATTAACACTTTTCCTTGCCTATTTTCAAGCTACTCACGTGCAGGAGGAGCCATGAACTCAGGTCCTACTGGGTCCTTGATACTCTCATTTATAATCCTATCTATGGCCTCCTTTGCCTGGGCATCCAAAGACCACCCAAAAATCTCATCAACAGGCTCAAGCTGCTCAGGTCGCCGTGCACCCCAAAGGGCAACACTCACTCCTGGCTGGTCTAACAACCAACGCAAGGCCAAATGGATAACTCGCTTGCTGTAGTTTTTTTGAGCAAACTGGTCTAACAGTTCTACTGCCTTTAAATATTGGGAATAACGCGGGGACTGAAATTTGGGGTCAATGTTACGCAAATCATCTCCCTTAAATTTGGTCTCTAAGCGCATTCTGCCAGATAATAATCCCCTGCACAGAGAGCCATACATCAGGGTAATAATTGCATGCTTTCGGCAATAAGGAAGCACATCCTTTTCAATACCCCGTTCAAATAAATTATATGGAGGCTGAGCAGTATGGAGTGGAGCTACTTGTCGAAAAACATCCATCTGCTCTGGAGAGTAATTACTCACCCCGATGGCCTTAATCTTTCCCTCCTTATAAAGTTCATACATTGCCTGGGCTGTTTCTTCTATAGGAATTAAGGGGTCAGGCCAGTGAACTTGATAGATATCAATATAATCGGTTTTTAAACGCTTTAAAGACTCATCTATTTCCTTTAATATCCTTTGTTTAGAAGAATTGCGAAATATCTTTCCCTCTTTCCACTCTAAACCCACCTTAGTAGCAATTACTATTTCCTCACGGTTTTTATACTCAGAAATAGCCTTTCCCACTATTTCCTCAGATACTCCAAAACCATAAACAGGAGCAGTATCAATTAGATTAATTCCCTTTTCCAAGGCAGCATGTATAGTGCGAATAGATGTTTTCTCATCTGTGCCTCCCCACAACCAACCACCAATTGCCCAAGTGCCCAAACCAATGCGAGAAACATTTAAATCAGTGCCTTTTATCTGTATATATTCCATGGTTTCCTCCTGGCAAATTACTAAAAATTATTCGTTTGTCTCCATTTATCCCATTTTGATCAAATTTAACTATTATGAGTTTATAACCTGTTTTTCGATCATATCCTTCCATACCATCGTTTCCTTTTTCCACCCAATGCAAACACCAAATATTTTGGTTTCTCCTTTTTCCTCATAAGCTATTTTTAGAACAGGAAGAAAGATAAAGGACTTCAAATTATGACATTTTCCAAGTTCCACTTTTTTAATTTTTTTAAAAGGAATAAAAAATTCTTTCTTAGGCAGCCATCTTTCAAAATACACTCCTTCTTTAGTTAGCTTCAGATTCCCATTTCCTCTAATTAGTACGAGTTGGTAATGTTTCCTTCCATTTCTATCAATCCTTTCAATCCCCAAAAAATTAGCACCTTTCTTTTCAAGAATTATATTTTCCATTTTCTTTATCAAAAGTTTTATCAATCCTGCCTAAAAAAGCTGACTTTTTGTCTTCTATTCTTTTTTAGCGTTTAAGTTCATTACTGAGCCATTCCAGATATTCTTTACCCCCCGCCACTATTGGTATAGCTATTATTTCTGGTGTTTCATAAGGATGTATTTCTTTAATAGCCTTCTCGAGCTCATCATAAAGTTCTCTTTTACTTTTGATGAAACACAACCATTCCTCTGCTGTCTCTATGTTGTTCTTCCACCAATATGTACTTACTATCGGTCCCAATATCTGGATGCAGCCAGCCAATCT contains these protein-coding regions:
- the ispG gene encoding flavodoxin-dependent (E)-4-hydroxy-3-methylbut-2-enyl-diphosphate synthase; translated protein: MLRKTRAIFVGNVQIGGGAPVVVQSMTTTYPADIKATVAQIKRLEKAGCEIIRVAVPDEAAVEAIPQIKRQISIPLIADIHFDYKLAVKALKVGVDGIRINPGNIGGKEKIKSIVEVAKEYQTAIRIGVNSGSLEKKLLKEYGGPTPEAMVASALKTASFLEDLGFFNFKISLKSSRVLDTISAYRNLAKKLDYPFHLGITEAGLPLSSAVKSAIALGTLLQEGIGETIRISVTGDPVIEIKIAYEILRSLGLRQRGIDLISCPTCGRCQIDLIKLVEEVEKELDGIKTPLKVAVMGCVVNGPGEAKEADIGIAGGKGIGILFKKGKLVKKVKEKDLVRVLIEEVKKYAH
- a CDS encoding sodium:calcium symporter; protein product: MQPRATWATKIGMILATAGAAVGLGNLLRFPVQASQHGGGAFMIPYFIFLLIMGIPMMWLEWTIGRLGGKYGHGTTPGIFNLLWRHPLARYLGVLGLVIPFILCIYYLYVCSWTLAFSFFSLGKLYYGLNDLKSMGMFLRSFQGIEKGYFNSILPAYVFFLITFFTNFFIMYHGLAKGIERLCKLAMPALFLLAILLMIRALTLGTPDPTYPERNAINGLGFLWNPNFSELKHASTWLAAAGQIFFTLSLGLGTLQCYASYLREKDDIVLSGLAVTSLNETAEVILGGSIAIPAAVAFFGIQAISKGGAFDLAFLSTPLVLTHLPLGQMWGFLWFFLLFFAGLTSSVSIIQPFVSFLIDELNILWRRAVILTAIAVFIPIHLVIFFLKYGFLDELDFWIGTVSLPLLGTIEVILFSWVYGINKGFEEMHKGAWLRVPNIYRFVLKYITPLCLIILFFVWIWQDGLRIFFLEGVPTEIRPYRWLARGLILATFLLCSWLVHLAWKEKNET
- a CDS encoding MerR family transcriptional regulator; the protein is MKKFKRASVAKIFGICPSRLYYWEKVHLIKPKNSYTFKDLVSIKTILILRKRGISLQKIRYLLTQIKKRMPYLRSPLAELKFEVIGKKICISQGGVKFDPDGQIYLDFESETPEIKSVGDFLTAEEWFERGCRLSATPETIPIAEEAYLQVLNLDNTFVPAMINLGNLYYLQGKSQQAAMWYELALKRDPESPEAHFNYASLLAEREDFEEAISHYQMAIVLKPDFLEAHYNLALLYERIGNPLKALPHWEAYLDMCPDEEEKKRIRDYLKSKKEK
- a CDS encoding aldo/keto reductase; translated protein: MEYIQIKGTDLNVSRIGLGTWAIGGWLWGGTDEKTSIRTIHAALEKGINLIDTAPVYGFGVSEEIVGKAISEYKNREEIVIATKVGLEWKEGKIFRNSSKQRILKEIDESLKRLKTDYIDIYQVHWPDPLIPIEETAQAMYELYKEGKIKAIGVSNYSPEQMDVFRQVAPLHTAQPPYNLFERGIEKDVLPYCRKHAIITLMYGSLCRGLLSGRMRLETKFKGDDLRNIDPKFQSPRYSQYLKAVELLDQFAQKNYSKRVIHLALRWLLDQPGVSVALWGARRPEQLEPVDEIFGWSLDAQAKEAIDRIINESIKDPVGPEFMAPPARE
- the cutA gene encoding divalent-cation tolerance protein CutA — protein: MVQEYIQVVTTTDKKEDADRIARTLVEKRLAGCIQILGPIVSTYWWKNNIETAEEWLCFIKSKRELYDELEKAIKEIHPYETPEIIAIPIVAGGKEYLEWLSNELKR